From one Bos javanicus breed banteng chromosome 15, ARS-OSU_banteng_1.0, whole genome shotgun sequence genomic stretch:
- the CHST1 gene encoding carbohydrate sulfotransferase 1 produces the protein MQCSWKAVLLLALASIAIQYTAIRTFTAKSFHTCPGLAEAGLAERLCEEGPTFAYNLSRKTHILILATTRSGSSFVGQLFNQHLDVFYLFEPLYHVQNTLIPRFTQGKSPADRRVMLGASRDLLRSLYDCDLYFLENYIKPPPVNHTTDRIFRRGASRVLCSRPVCDAPGSGDLVLEEGDCVRRCGLLNLTVAAEACRERSHVAIKTVRVPEVNDLRALVEDPRLNLKVIQLVRDPRGILASRSETFRDTYRLWRLWYGTGRKPYNLDVTQLTTVCEDFSNSVSTGLMRPPWLKGKYMLVRYEDLARNPMKKTEEIYGFLGIPLDSHVARWIQNNTRGDPTLGKHKYGTVRNSAATAEKWRFRLSYDIVAFAQNACQRVLAQLGYKMASSEEELKNPSISLVEERDFRPFS, from the coding sequence ATGCAATGTTCCTGGAAGGCCGTCCTCCTCCTTGCCCTGGCCTCCATCGCCATTCAATACACGGCCATCCGCACCTTCACGGCCAAGTCCTTCCACACCTGCCCAGGCCTGGCGGAGGCTGGGCTGGCCGAGCGGCTGTGCGAGGAGGGCCCCACGTTCGCCTATAACCTCTCGCGCAAGACCCACATCCTTATCCTGGCCACCACGCGCAGCGGCTCCTCCTTCGTGGGCCAGCTCTTCAACCAGCACCTGGACGTCTTCTACCTGTTTGAGCCCCTCTACCACGTGCAGAACACACTCATCCCCCGCTTCACCCAGGGCAAGAGCCCAGCCGATCGGCGGGTCATGCTGGGCGCCAGCCGGGACCTCCTGAGGAGCCTCTACGACTGCGATCTCTACTTCCTGGAGAACTACATCAAGCCGCCGCCCGTCAACCACACCACCGACAGGATCTTCCGCCGCGGGGCTAGCCGCGTGCTGTGCTCGCGGCCGGTGTGCGACGCCCCGGGCTCGGGGGACCTGGTGCTGGAGGAGGGGGACTGCGTGCGCAGGTGCGGCCTGCTGAACCTGACGGTGGCCGCCGAGGCCTGCCGCGAGCGCAGCCACGTGGCCATCAAGACGGTGCGCGTACCTGAGGTCAACGACCTGCGGGCCCTGGTGGAAGACCCCCGCCTAAACCTCAAGGTCATCCAGCTGGTCCGGGACCCCCGGGGCATCCTGGCCTCCCGCAGTGAGACCTTCCGCGACACGTACCGCCTCTGGCGGCTCTGGTACGGCACCGGGCGGAAGCCCTACAACCTGGACGTGACGCAGCTGACCACGGTGTGCGAGGACTTCTCCAACTCCGTGTCCACCGGCCTCATGCGGCCACCGTGGCTCAAGGGCAAGTACATGCTGGTGCGCTACGAGGACCTGGCCAGGAACCCCATGAAGAAGACCGAGGAGATCTACGGGTTCCTGGGCATCCCCCTGGACAGCCACGTGGCGCGCTGGATCCAGAACAACACGCGGGGAGACCCCACCTTGGGGAAGCACAAGTACGGCACGGTGCGAAACTCGGCGGCCACGGCCGAGAAGTGGCGCTTCCGCCTCTCCTACGACATCGTGGCCTTCGCCCAGAACGCCTGCCAGCGGGTGCTAGCGCAGCTGGGCTACAAGATGGCCAGCTCGGAGGAGGAGCTCAAGAACCCCTCCATCAGCCTGGTGGAGGAGCGGGACTTCCGCCCTTTCTCGTGA